A window of the Oryzias melastigma strain HK-1 linkage group LG11, ASM292280v2, whole genome shotgun sequence genome harbors these coding sequences:
- the asb4 gene encoding ankyrin repeat and SOCS box protein 4: MQELLYSFISFICLFISNFLHALRTALESMQDPSDCEFMEEMSPRKLAVKQLKEHFVQALKANNAEEVLKILHAGKLDIDTVLEVDDPSMVLASYKQGYWLPGYKLEKSWAMGIHVCVMYNAVETALVLLQKGAAVNRMPNGKTPLHVACEVSNSDCVALLLAHGAKVNGLSLSGHAPLHYCITRESVDCAKQLILKGAKINMASNNNEEDTPLHTAARFGVSELVALLLAHGASPNAVNFLQETPLMTAVFWSFDSKEQTYSQDHHIVCRLLLDHQADPNLKEEDHKTALHKAAWNCDHVLMQMLLEAGADPRAMDINGCAPIQYLLKVTDIRPMAIPELCYQLLLNYNAARIYPPQFHKLLQTCHDYPRVVEIVANSYERLKPTKKWRAALPDECYQRHRDFYDSLFAVCSNTPRSLLHLTRCAIRRSLGGFCQRGVPQLPLPTPMKKYLLLEPEGILY, from the exons ATGCAGGAATTACTCTATTCCTTTATCTCATTTATCTGTTTATTCATTTCTAACTTCCTCCATGCTCTGCGGACAGCATTAGAATCAATGCAAGACCCGAGTGACTGTGAGTTCATGGAGGAAATGAGCCCCAGAAAGCTGGCTGTGAAGCAGCTGAAGGAACATTTCGTTCAGGCCCTGAAGGCCAACAATGCAGAGGAGGTCCTGAAGATTCTGCACGCTGGCAAGCTAGACATTGATACTGTGCTGGAAGTGGATGACCCCAGCATGGTGCTGGCCTCATATAAACAAG GATACTGGCTTCCAGGTTACAAGCTGGAGAAGTCCTGGGCGATGGGGATCCACGTGTGTGTGATGTACAATGCGGTGGAAACGGCTCTGGTGCTCCTCCAGAAAGGTGCGGCGGTAAATCGGATGCCGAATGGGAAAACACCGCTGCATGTGGCCTGTGAGGTCTCCAACAGCGACTGTGTGGCCCTGCTTCTGGCTCACGGGGCAAAGGTCAACGGTCTGTCTCTGAGCGGCCATGCACCGCTGCATTACTGCATCACCAGGGAGTCTGTGGACTGTGCCAAGCAGCTCATCCTCAAAG gtgcaaaaataaacatggCAAGTAACAACAATGAGGAGGACACACCTTTACACACAGCGGCAAGGTTTGGTGTTTCAGAACTGGTAGCTTTGCTTCTGGCCCACGGAGCTTCTCCAAATGCCGTCAACTTCCTCCAGGAGACGCCTCTGATGACGGCAGTCTTCTGGTCCTTCGACTCAAAGGAGCAAACCTATAGCCAAGACCACCACATTGTTTGCCGTCTCCTTCTGGACCATCAAGCTG ATCCTAACCTGAAGGAGGAGGACCACAAAACAGCTCTTCACAAGGCCGCCTGGAACTGCGATCACGTCCTGATGCAGATGCTGCTGGAGGCTGGCGCCGACCCCAGAGCCATGGACATCAACGGATGTGCCCCCATCCAGTATCTCCTCAAAGTGACGGATATCCGGCCGATGGCCATTCCTGAGCTCTGCTATCAGCTGCTGCTCAACTACAATGCAGCTCGCATCTACCCGCCACAATTCCACAAG TTGTTGCAGACCTGCCACGATTATCCCAGAGTCGTAGAAATTGTTGCAAATTCCTACGAACGCTTAAAGCCTACAAAGAAGTGGAGAGCTGCTCTTCCTGATGAGTGCTACCAG CGACACAGAGACTTCTATGACTCGCTGTTTGCGGTCTGCAGCAACACTCCTCGGAGCCTGCTCCACCTCACCAGATGCGCCATCAGGAGGAGTTTGGGTGGGTTCTGCCAAAGAGGAGTCCCACAACTGCCTCTACCAACTCCCATGAAGAAATACTTACTATTAGAACCCGAGGGAATCCTCTACTGA